In a single window of the Olivibacter sp. SDN3 genome:
- a CDS encoding GNAT family N-acetyltransferase — MNISTLEHIEPTAIVSTFNSAFSDYFVPLRLTLEQLETKIKADKIALNYSVGVFDHGELVAFILHGRDFLDGRQTVYNGGTGVIPDKRGMGLVKQMYNFLFPKLKENRVEVLYLEVISKNTQAIKSYERSGFKIVRKLACYRGEIKHLNIATRSDVEIKELNVYNWELMKSFWDFTPTWQNAAHVLEGMKEENISIGAYIHSCLVAYVIYNPSSKRIQQIAVDKKYRRKNIGTYLIKRLTEQDERLMSIINVEKTSVPIHLFLSKIGLEHFLDQYEMKLDFYK, encoded by the coding sequence ATGAATATAAGTACATTAGAACATATTGAACCAACAGCAATCGTAAGTACTTTTAACTCGGCTTTCTCTGATTATTTTGTTCCATTGCGATTAACCTTAGAGCAGCTGGAAACAAAAATTAAAGCAGACAAAATTGCATTAAATTATTCGGTCGGAGTATTCGATCATGGGGAACTAGTTGCTTTTATTTTACATGGTAGGGATTTTCTTGACGGCAGACAGACCGTATATAACGGTGGGACAGGAGTTATTCCAGATAAAAGAGGAATGGGTTTGGTAAAACAGATGTATAACTTTTTGTTTCCAAAACTTAAGGAAAATAGGGTTGAAGTTTTGTATTTAGAAGTTATTTCAAAAAATACACAAGCCATTAAATCGTACGAAAGATCAGGTTTTAAGATTGTTAGAAAATTGGCATGCTATAGAGGCGAAATTAAGCATCTAAATATAGCAACGCGCTCCGATGTAGAAATTAAAGAATTGAACGTGTATAACTGGGAGCTGATGAAATCATTCTGGGACTTTACGCCTACTTGGCAAAATGCTGCGCATGTGCTTGAAGGTATGAAGGAGGAGAATATATCAATTGGTGCATATATCCACAGTTGTTTAGTGGCCTATGTAATTTATAATCCAAGTTCCAAAAGAATTCAACAGATTGCTGTTGACAAAAAGTATAGGCGGAAAAATATCGGCACATACTTAATAAAGAGGCTAACCGAACAAGACGAGCGGTTAATGTCAATTATTAACGTCGAAAAAACCTCTGTCCCGATACATCTCTTTCTTTCTAAAATTGGTTTAGAACATTTTCTAGATCAATATGAAATGAAATTGGATTTTTATAAATGA
- a CDS encoding right-handed parallel beta-helix repeat-containing protein, with translation MRQIVPVLFWLVFFCICSKTIFADNYYVNAYYGDDLADGKSKATAWRSLARASQHRYHPGDSLLLHAAQIHEGILKVKGSGIKSKTITLSRYGSGDNPLLQGNGQASATLHLQNVDGWEIKSIKVSNYGAARAAGRTGIWWELKDYGEASYARIDSVEVCDVNGSLVKKEGGGAGIIFSNSGEVKPSRFLEIVITNNTIKRTERNGILINGNWSRDAWFPNKNVLVSNNHLEGVPGDGIVPIGCDGALIEYNVMRDCPRLLPDTEAAAGIWPWSCDNTIIQYNEVSDHKAPWDAQGFDSDWNCRNTIIQYNYSHDNEGGFLLICNDGNVGSPNSVGNTGTIVRYNISVNDGRRLKGKHAGFSPIIHIPGPVRNTAIYNNLIVVPAERPKDSDSTVIAFDNWGGYADSTLITQNIFCALSPVDYVAAEATAISYSDNAYLGIHLNPPEDKGTVRLESILESLDRVEHPGRKVLDDIRSSKDSLATLRNNSFN, from the coding sequence ATGAGGCAGATTGTACCAGTATTGTTTTGGTTAGTCTTTTTTTGCATCTGTAGTAAAACTATTTTTGCAGATAACTACTATGTAAACGCGTACTATGGGGATGATTTGGCAGATGGAAAAAGTAAGGCGACGGCGTGGCGCAGTTTGGCGCGTGCAAGTCAGCACAGGTATCATCCCGGCGACTCATTGTTGCTACATGCTGCACAAATACATGAAGGTATATTAAAGGTTAAGGGAAGTGGAATAAAAAGTAAAACTATCACCCTATCCCGTTATGGTTCGGGTGATAATCCATTGTTACAAGGTAATGGCCAAGCATCTGCGACCTTACATTTACAGAATGTAGATGGCTGGGAAATAAAAAGCATTAAAGTTTCTAATTATGGGGCGGCGCGAGCTGCTGGCAGGACCGGAATTTGGTGGGAATTGAAAGACTACGGGGAGGCAAGCTACGCACGAATCGACAGTGTTGAGGTTTGCGATGTAAATGGAAGCTTGGTGAAGAAAGAAGGCGGCGGAGCGGGCATCATATTTAGTAATAGTGGCGAGGTAAAACCATCGCGTTTCTTGGAGATTGTTATTACCAATAATACGATTAAACGTACGGAGCGAAACGGCATACTGATTAATGGAAACTGGAGTAGAGACGCTTGGTTCCCTAATAAAAATGTACTGGTAAGTAATAACCACCTCGAAGGGGTGCCGGGTGATGGTATCGTTCCTATCGGTTGCGATGGGGCACTTATTGAATATAATGTTATGCGAGATTGTCCGCGATTATTGCCTGACACAGAAGCGGCAGCAGGAATATGGCCATGGAGTTGCGACAATACAATTATCCAATATAATGAAGTGAGCGATCACAAAGCGCCTTGGGATGCACAGGGTTTTGACTCGGACTGGAACTGCCGCAATACCATCATTCAGTATAATTATAGTCATGATAACGAGGGAGGTTTTCTGTTGATATGTAATGATGGGAATGTTGGCTCTCCAAACAGCGTGGGGAATACGGGTACAATAGTGCGTTATAATATCAGCGTTAACGATGGTCGTAGGCTTAAGGGAAAACATGCAGGGTTTTCTCCCATCATCCATATCCCCGGCCCGGTAAGGAATACAGCGATCTACAATAACCTTATTGTCGTTCCGGCCGAACGACCAAAAGATTCAGATAGCACAGTCATTGCATTTGATAATTGGGGCGGTTATGCTGATAGTACATTAATAACCCAAAATATTTTCTGCGCATTATCGCCGGTAGACTATGTTGCTGCTGAAGCAACTGCTATTAGTTATTCAGATAATGCTTATTTAGGTATACACCTCAATCCACCGGAAGATAAGGGAACCGTCCGATTGGAAAGCATTTTAGAATCACTGGATAGGGTAGAACATCCCGGAAGAAAAGTGTTAGATGACATACGCTCGTCAAAAGATTCGCTCGCAACCTTGAGAAATAATTCCTTCAACTGA
- a CDS encoding molybdenum cofactor biosynthesis protein MoaE, whose product MKQIFQQGAIIPSFITDSLAKHAAKTSIGAHSIFLDQVRVEKTGAVETAAIEYKANEEVALEKMHAIREETFAKFKLTCMHVHHSLGVVYPGEITLFVFTSSAHRRDAIDACNELVERIKNELPISSKELTVASNS is encoded by the coding sequence ATGAAGCAGATATTTCAACAAGGGGCTATCATTCCATCTTTTATAACAGACAGTTTAGCCAAACATGCCGCCAAAACTAGTATCGGCGCCCATAGCATTTTTCTCGATCAGGTTCGTGTCGAAAAAACTGGGGCAGTCGAAACAGCAGCCATCGAATACAAAGCCAATGAAGAGGTAGCCTTAGAAAAGATGCATGCTATTCGGGAAGAAACTTTTGCTAAATTTAAGCTTACCTGCATGCATGTCCACCATAGCCTTGGCGTAGTCTATCCCGGTGAAATAACGCTATTCGTTTTCACTTCTTCTGCTCATCGAAGAGATGCCATCGATGCATGTAATGAACTGGTGGAAAGGATAAAAAATGAGCTCCCCATCTCCAGTAAGGAGCTGACCGTAGCATCGAACAGTTGA
- a CDS encoding DUF5996 family protein gives MRTDSLNFQLWPELKFEELKASVETLQLWTQIVGKIRLRNMPWLNHSWHVSLYISSRGLTTSSIPYKNGIFQIDFDFIDHQLIISSSTGEINKVELHARTVASFYDELFEKLKSMDILVKIYKKPNEVNPAIPFDEDEIHKSYDKKQVHNLWTAFVRIDTVFNRFRSRFAGKCSPVHLFWGAFDLAVTRFSGREAPKHQGGVPNIPPEIMQEAYSHEVSSAGFWPGNDAFPHPAFYAYCYPTPEEYGQQSVKPKEAFYSKEMGEFLLPYESVRQSSAPEETLMQFLQSTYDATVDTANWDKEALAFKGPHDK, from the coding sequence ATGAGAACAGATTCATTAAACTTCCAATTATGGCCGGAACTGAAATTTGAGGAACTGAAAGCCAGTGTGGAAACCCTTCAGTTATGGACTCAAATAGTTGGAAAAATTAGACTCCGGAATATGCCTTGGTTAAATCACTCGTGGCATGTGTCTTTGTACATATCGTCACGTGGATTAACAACCAGTAGCATACCCTATAAAAACGGTATTTTCCAGATTGATTTTGATTTTATTGATCACCAGCTTATCATCAGCTCAAGTACAGGAGAAATCAATAAAGTTGAATTACACGCACGCACCGTTGCCTCTTTTTATGACGAGCTTTTTGAAAAGTTAAAATCGATGGACATTCTAGTTAAAATCTATAAAAAACCTAATGAGGTTAACCCTGCCATACCCTTTGATGAGGATGAAATCCACAAGTCTTATGACAAAAAACAGGTACACAACTTATGGACAGCTTTTGTAAGAATCGATACCGTTTTCAATAGGTTCAGATCTCGCTTTGCAGGCAAATGCAGCCCCGTTCACTTATTCTGGGGAGCCTTCGACCTGGCTGTTACCCGATTCTCGGGTAGAGAAGCTCCTAAACACCAAGGGGGAGTACCTAATATACCTCCAGAGATTATGCAGGAAGCATACTCACATGAGGTCTCCAGTGCAGGTTTCTGGCCAGGGAATGATGCTTTTCCACATCCGGCTTTCTATGCCTATTGCTATCCGACACCTGAGGAATATGGCCAACAATCCGTCAAGCCTAAAGAGGCTTTTTACAGCAAAGAAATGGGAGAATTTTTACTACCTTATGAATCTGTTAGGCAATCATCTGCCCCGGAAGAAACGCTCATGCAGTTTTTGCAATCCACTTATGACGCAACGGTCGATACGGCCAACTGGGATAAAGAAGCGTTGGCATTTAAAGGGCCACATGATAAATAA
- a CDS encoding alpha/beta fold hydrolase: MEYLSIRGSKYFYEDMNRHHQEVILLIHGHPFDDTMWDYQLDALKDYRLILPDPRGYGKTVRDAGKNIHRGAGIGLCRFLFYSIAELASYIRTVLFILKPFRIIVFCRDS; encoded by the coding sequence ATGGAATATTTATCAATCAGAGGTAGCAAGTATTTTTACGAAGACATGAACAGGCATCATCAAGAAGTGATACTCTTAATCCACGGCCATCCGTTTGACGACACTATGTGGGATTATCAGTTGGACGCTCTTAAAGATTACCGACTTATTTTACCCGACCCTAGAGGCTATGGGAAAACAGTGAGGGATGCGGGAAAAAATATTCATAGAGGAGCAGGCATTGGATTATGCAGATTTCTATTTTATAGCATTGCAGAACTTGCGTCCTATATTCGCACGGTGCTCTTTATTCTTAAACCATTTCGTATAATTGTCTTTTGTCGGGATAGCTAA
- a CDS encoding DUF1304 domain-containing protein, protein MEGSFEIIAKIAIVLIALEHVYILWIEMFAWETAGKKTFRSLPDHIFKPTKGLAANQGLYNGFLAAGLIWSIFIADAQWQRNVAVFFLSCIVIAGIYGAVTASKDIFFKQGLPAAVTLVLVLFTS, encoded by the coding sequence ATGGAAGGAAGTTTTGAAATCATTGCTAAGATCGCGATCGTTCTTATTGCGCTTGAACACGTGTACATCTTATGGATAGAAATGTTTGCTTGGGAAACTGCCGGTAAAAAAACCTTCAGGAGTTTACCTGATCATATTTTTAAACCTACAAAAGGGTTGGCCGCCAATCAAGGCCTATACAATGGGTTTCTTGCTGCGGGACTAATATGGTCAATATTTATCGCTGATGCTCAATGGCAACGCAACGTAGCTGTCTTTTTTTTAAGCTGTATAGTAATAGCTGGTATATACGGTGCTGTTACGGCATCGAAAGACATATTTTTCAAGCAGGGTCTACCAGCCGCTGTCACGTTAGTCTTGGTGCTGTTTACTAGCTAA